In the Dysgonomonas mossii genome, CCAACGGAATTAGAGGGTTATACTATTGCGATTAGCGGACTTCAAGATAAAGCAAAAATAGAATTATACTCTAAATCTGTATTGAAGATTAAAGGACAAGTTGATAAGAGGCTTACTCCTTTAGAATACTTATTGAAATTTCTTGATGCCTATGATTTTAGCAGTGAAAGTTCAGAAGATATACAAGAGGAAGATAAAGCATTGATATCAGCGTCTGTTCTTGGATTGATCTTTGAAAAAATAAACGGATACAAAGATGGCTCTTTCTTTACTCCAAGCTTTGTTACTATGTTTATGTGTAGGGATACTATAACTCGCACTGTTATACAAAAATTTAATGAGACTAAAGGTTGGGAATGCAAAACAATCATAGATCTACATAATAAAATCTCAGATATAAAAGAAGCGAATGAGATATTCAATTCTATTCGGTTGTGTGATCCAGCTGTCGGATCAGGTCATTTTTTAGTTTCAAGTCTAAATGAAATGATCTATTTAAAATCAGAACTCGGTATTCTTACGGATAGAGAAGGAAAATTATTAAGAGGCTATAAGATTAGTGTAGAGAATGATGAGTTGATAGTCAGCGATAATGAATATGGTATATTCAAGTACAACCCTCACCATCACGAGAGTCAGCGTGTACAAGAAACATTATTTCATGAGAAGCAAACCATAATTGAAAACTGCCTATTTGGCGTTGACCTTAATCCAAATTCTGTAAAGATCTGTCAACTTCGTCTATGGATCGAACTTTTGAAACATACCTATTACATAACTAAGACCAATAGATTAGAAACTCTACCTAATATTGATATTAATATCAAATGTGGAAATTCACTAATTAGTCGTTTCGGCTTAGACGAAAATTTAAAACCAATTCTTCGAGGGCTGAATATCTCAATTTCAGAATATAAAGAGGCTGTTAATAATTATAGGAATGCTCACAATAAGCAAGATAAAAAACGTTTAGAACAATTTATCAAAGAGATTAAAACTAATCTAAAAACTGAAATTAGCAAAAACGATAAGAATAGTAAGTCCTTGTTTAAAGCAAAAAAAGAATTATCCGATTTAACAGCACCAGATTTATTTGAGCGAACACCCAAGGAGAAAAAAGCTTTACAAAAGAAAATAGATTTAGCTCAAAAAGCTGTTGGGAAATACTCTGCTATTATTGAAGAAATCAAGAACAATAAAATATTTCAAAATGCATTTGAATGGCGTATCGAATTTCCAGAAGTGTTAAATGAGGATGGTGACTTTATTGGATTTGATGCTATTATTGGTAACCCTCCTTATATCCAACTTCAATCAATGGGAGAGATAACCGATATCTATAAAAAGATGGAGTTTGAAACTTTCGAACGTACAGGAGATATCTATTGCTTATTTTATGAATTGGGGAATAATATTCTTCGACAAAATTATTTCTTATCATTTATTACTTCGAATAAATGGATGCGTGCTGGATATGGGGAAAGTATGCGCAGATATTTTGTGGAGCAAACGAACCCAGTCTTATTGATTGATTTTGCGGGTATAAAGGTGTTTGATGAAGCTACTGTGGATGTAAATATCATGACTTTTCAGAAAGCAAATAATCAGCATAATACAGAGAGTTGTCTAATTAAAGGCTTCAATTCTGATACAATGAAATTGAGCGATTATATTAATCAATCAGCTACTATCTCTTCATTTGGAGAAAGTGCAATTTCTTCGTTTGTTATATTGTCTGATATAGAGAAGCGTATAAAAGAAAAGATAGAAAGAGTCGGTACTCCTCTGAAAGAATGGGATATAAATATCTACCGAGGTATTCTTACAGGATATAATGAAGCATTTATTATTAATGGAGAGAAGAAGGCAGAATTAGTCGCCAAATCATCAA is a window encoding:
- a CDS encoding DUF7149 domain-containing protein, whose product is MKTPKQALNPAFLKQKPDRKEIELFKQEFISLLDKINDTESEEFHKNLIIDFLNSVYYKNNHYINTYGRTDLVIHNEKDTKSPVGVLIEVKKPTNKSEMISKENLNAKAFQELVLYYLRERKANKNLELRYLIITNINEWFIFDAQDFKKLFYDDKKFVDLFEQFQNKRSDDSSTNHFYKEIASPQIEKVKDQIPYTHFDIRDYDKIMRNKDKEDDRKLIALYKFLSPIHLLKLSFAKDYNELNKEFYAELLHILGLEEVKEKSQKFIVRKSQGKRDNGSIIENAINELDAMDKLSMLSNIKQYGNTYEDQLYNVALDLSITWVNRVLFLKLLEAQIIKYHDGNKKYSFLSTDKIEGYDDLNSLFFQILARKEDERRDGNLKEKFSHVPYLNSSLFEPTELEGYTIAISGLQDKAKIELYSKSVLKIKGQVDKRLTPLEYLLKFLDAYDFSSESSEDIQEEDKALISASVLGLIFEKINGYKDGSFFTPSFVTMFMCRDTITRTVIQKFNETKGWECKTIIDLHNKISDIKEANEIFNSIRLCDPAVGSGHFLVSSLNEMIYLKSELGILTDREGKLLRGYKISVENDELIVSDNEYGIFKYNPHHHESQRVQETLFHEKQTIIENCLFGVDLNPNSVKICQLRLWIELLKHTYYITKTNRLETLPNIDINIKCGNSLISRFGLDENLKPILRGLNISISEYKEAVNNYRNAHNKQDKKRLEQFIKEIKTNLKTEISKNDKNSKSLFKAKKELSDLTAPDLFERTPKEKKALQKKIDLAQKAVGKYSAIIEEIKNNKIFQNAFEWRIEFPEVLNEDGDFIGFDAIIGNPPYIQLQSMGEITDIYKKMEFETFERTGDIYCLFYELGNNILRQNYFLSFITSNKWMRAGYGESMRRYFVEQTNPVLLIDFAGIKVFDEATVDVNIMTFQKANNQHNTESCLIKGFNSDTMKLSDYINQSATISSFGESAISSFVILSDIEKRIKEKIERVGTPLKEWDINIYRGILTGYNEAFIINGEKKAELVAKSSKNAEIIRPILRGRDIKRYGYEFADLWLICTFPSLNIDIEEYPAVKEHLLSYGYDRLKQAGENGSRKKTNNKWFETQDSISYWDDFSKQKIGWGNLSLNSQFTLIDEGYYINAPSAFFCSNDLYL